The following DNA comes from Halobacteriovorax sp. HLS.
GCCCCTTCGGCAGTTCTGCTCGCAGGAAGAGTTCCAAGGGCAGAAGATTTAGAGTACCCAATGCCTAGAGCTCTAGAAATTTCAGAGATAGAAACAATTATTCAAGAATTTAAACAGGCCGCGATTAATGCCATTGAAGCAGGGTTTGATGGGGTTGAGATTCATGGTGCTAATGGATACTTAATTGATCAATTCCTTCATCAACATACTAATCTTAGGGATGACCAATACGGAGGTAGTGTCGCAAATAGAGCTAGGTTTGCTTTACAAATTATCGATGAGACGATTAAGGCCATTGGTTCACATAGAGTGGGAATTCGTTTATCGCCAGCTGCTTATTTCAATATGGAATATGTCAAAGGTGATGAAGATACTTTCGATTTTCTATTGGAGATGATTAATGACAAGAATATGGCCTATGTCCATGTCGGAATATTCGATGACACCGCAAGCTTTGATTACCTTGGTGGAACTGTAAGTGAATATATTAGATCAAAGTACAAAGGCGTTCTTATTGCTTCAGGTGGAAAAACGAGTGAAGTTGCCGAACAAGATCTTCACTTAAATAAGTATGACTTAGTTGCCATTGGGAGGCCATTTATTGCAAACCCTGACTATGTAAGTCGTGTTAGGTCTAATAGTTCTTTAGTGGACTATAATGAATCAATGTTAACTTCATTAGTGTAATAGTTAAGAGTTTTATACCGGAATATAGGGGTGCGCGTCTTTTAAAAAAATGAGTTTGCTTTGATCCTTTAAAGAAGGAGCTTTATAAATGATCAAACTTTTTTTTGTAGGCCTACTATCTCTATATTCTATTAACTCTTATAGCTTGGTTGGAGTAGGTGGTTATGTTCCTTTTGGTATGAGCACACAAAGTGAATCTGATGGATCAAGAAGAACCTTCTCTTTTGAGCCTTATGTCTATGCTAATACAATCTTGTCAGCTCCCTATAATCATCTATTCTTACCTGAGGTTGGACTGGTTATTCATACAGCTGAGAAGTTTGACGACTATAGTAAGTCCACAATATTCTTGCTCTTAGATGTTGGGTACAAATTTACACCTGCATTGATTTTAAGGTATGGGCTAGGTTTGTTTAGAACTTCGATCAGCTCTGATGGTGGCGCTGTTATATTAAATAATGGCTCTGGAACTTCAACATTTTATAAAGCGAGTGATTCTTCAACTAGTTATAATACAACTTGGAATCTAGGGCTTGAACATTCATTTAACTCAAATTATTCTTTAAAGTTTCAGACATATCTGTTTGAACCAATTTCTTCTCAAAGAGATATTAGTTATTCTCTTTCAATTTCTTATTATAGGTAAAATTATGAAGGCCATTGCAGTATTTATTATTTGTATGAGTTGTTTTAATTCTAATGCATTTACTCTTGTCTCTAGTCCTCCTACAAAGTTTCCGGTGATGGAAGTAGTAGTTAATGTATCTAGTGACAGTTGTTCAGGAGCTGGTATTACGAATGAAGGTCTACTTGATTTAGTCGAAACAGCGGCCAATGATTTTTGGAATAGTGTCACAACAAGTGCACTAGTTCTTAAAAGAGGTACTCTTGTGTCGACAACATTGAATGGAGTAACCTCTATAGGAGCTGCGGCCTCTCAGACTACAGCAAATACCATTATAGTTGGATGTTCTACAAATACGACTTTATTTCCAACTCCTGGGAGTGATAACACTCTTGGTGTAGGAGGAATTGGATCTTACTCAAGTGGAGTAAAGGGTGCCTTTCTCGTGAATGCTAATGGTAATTTTGTGAATCAAGGACAAACTGAGCGCTTAGCTGTCATCGCACATGAGCTTGGTCATGCTTTAGGTCTAGGTCATTCGTCTGACCCTATTGCTCTAATGTACTACTCTGTCAGTTCTAAAACACAAGAGAGATTAACTATGGATGATAAGGATGGCCTAACTTATCTCTACCCGAACGAAGATGCTATTGCTGCTAGTTGTGGGAGTGTCTCATACAGTGGCGATAATGGAGGAGGCCCTAGCAGTTTATTGCTAACTCTTCTTGGATTTTTATTACTCATGAGATTCGCTCGTTTTGACAAAAAAAATGCCTCCATAATGGAGGCATAAAACTATTTAAATAGTTGTAGAACTCTGTCTTTACCAATGGTTCGAATGAAGCCTGCTAATTTAGGTCCTTTCTCTTTGCAGATTAACTTTTGGTACATAACAGGAAATACATCATTTGGCTGAACTTCAACGGCATGAATGATTTCATACATCTTTTCATGAAGTTCTTTGTCTGTTGATATTGAATCCCAATCACTTTCCATAAAGCTAGTAAACTTATTCATAAATTCTTTTTGCTTATCATCAACAGAGTATTCTACTGCAGATTTATTAATCTGAAATTTAAACTCTTCTGGAGCATAGTTTTCAAGCCAAAATAGTGCACATGTACTTCTTTCGTTAAAGCGCCTCTGATCACGTTGTGTTTTGATTTCATCTTTGTAATAGTTTCTTGCTTGATCAATATTTCCGTCATTAATTTGTAAGATATTGCAAAGATGTCTAAAAGACGGCTGAAACGGACACTGCTCTGGTTGCTCGCTAATTTGAGAGAGTTCATAAACTCTCTTGGCCATATTTACTTTCTTTTCGTTACCGGCCTCTAGACCATATGCAAGTCTTTCTTGTCTGTCGAAGTCTTCGTAAGTTTTTAGTACATCTAGGTCAAAGCTAACAGCGAAGTCTACGTTAGACTTGTATGAAGCAAAAATCCATCTGACCATTTCTGGCTCATAGACTTTTAAAATATCATTTACAGTGATTAGATTTCCACTTGAAGAAGACATCTTCCCACCAGCGCCTTTAATAGATACGAAGTCATATTGTAGGTAGACTGGAGTCTCTCCACCAAATAACTTCACGATCTCTTTAGCTGTTGTATATGAACCACCTTGCGAAGAGTGATCTTTACCACCTGGCTCAAAGTCTACGTTTTCATATACCCAACGCATAGGCCAATCAACTCGCCAAGGAAGCTTTACCTTGTCAGTTGTCATTAGGTCTATCTCGCCTGTGTAGTCATGTTTCTTATGCTTATATGTAATTTTACTAACACCATCCCAACCAGTTATTTCTGTTTCATCAGTCTTATACTTTTCACAGTAAACACTGATCGGGTAGTATTCGTCTCCGTATGGTGTACTTCTATATTCATTTAAAATTTTTGCAATATCAGCTTTCATGTTAAGAGCTTTCTTGATTTCTTCTTTGTAATCACCTGCTCTATATTTCTTTGCTTGATAAATTGGTTGAACTTCAACTCCAACTTTTCCAAGTTGTGCTTCGAAGCTTTGTTCGTGGTGGGCCGCATAAGACTCAGCTTCATCAAAAGGATCTGGTGTATCAACGATGGGTTGAAATAAATATGCTTCTAGTTCATCTTGTTTTGGAAGATTTTTTGGAACCTTTCTAAAAGTGTCATAATCATCCCAGCTGAAAATAAATCTTACTTTTTTTCCTCTTGCTCTTAGAGCGCGAGCAACGAAATCAACTGTGATTACTTCTCGGAAGTTTCCAAAGTGTACAACACCAGAAGGAGTGATTCCACTTGCTACTGTGTACTCTTCTTTGTCGCCTCTTTGTCTGATTATTCTGTCTGCAGTAAAATCTGCCCAATGAACTAATGTATTTTGATTCTTGTCTTGACTCATTTTGTCAAAATCCTTTTTCTACAAATTGTTAACTATTGCGAGCTAGATTAGCATTATCTCTTCAATGCGTTAAGTAAAATGTCTATAAATATGTGTGTTTAAAGGCCTAATTAGTGTTAACTCACATTGACCTAATGGGTTAGATTTGCTTAAATTCCTCTCAAGGGGGCCTGGCCATGATTATACATTTTATATTAAGACTGATTTTTTTCTACTGTTTATTTGTAGTGATTAAAGCAATTTTAAAGAAATTTATGGTAACTCAGGCACCTGCGCAAAAGAGTCATCACGCAAGGACATCTCAGGCTCGACCATCAGATGTATTTGAGGCCGAGTATAAAGTTGTTAATGAAGAGAAATAACTAGATTTTGTAATCTAGGATGATTCTTGCTACGGGGGTTATTCTTTCGTGGGAAATGAGATCTAGAACTAGCTTTCCATTTTGTACTCGCAAAAACCATTGCTCAATTCCAATATTAGTATCATGCTGATTTAAGACCTCACCATTTGAGTTATAAAAAAGTGAGAATGTTGAGTGTTTATCTATCGGAGAGTCTTTGTAATAGCTACTTAAGTCAAAAGGTTCTATACCAACTAATTTGTAAACACCTTTTACATTGTCAGTTTGCCACGGTCTGAGGGTACTTTGGAATTTCTCTCTTTGAATTTTTGATCTAAGTTCACTTATAGAAATATTTCCTATGATTAAGTTGAAATCTTTTGAAGTAAGGTTAATAGTCAATTTGTCATCCTTTTCACTTTTAGCAATATTGGCCTTAGTAAAAGAATAGACATTTGAAAAGTCATACTTAACTCTATATTTTTCATTTTTTAATAAAGCTTGATCATACTCTGTAGTTTCAACAGGTGAGGACTTTCTATTTTGCCCAACGTAGACACCGTCCACCTCAAACTTGCTTAGATGAACCTGATACTTTATCAAGTCTTCATAATAGAAAAAGTTAATAGGAACAATTGAACAGGTTTTCTTTTCCCAATATTTTAGACTATTGCTTAAGTAATGAGGCTTCGGTGGGAAGAAGTGTTTTGGAGGTCCTAACTTTTTAAGCTCTTTATCATTGCAAGGAGTTTTTACGTAAATAATAGGTGTTTTAAAACTATTGTACCCGGACTTCTTTCTGGTTTCTGATGGAAATTGATCATATTCAATACGGCCCAAGTCGTACTTAAATTTGACCTCTTTAAAGTTCACCTCTTTATCAAGATAATCGTTTTTGATTTTTTCTATGGAACAATTGTCTGTAGCTTTTGAAAATGATCCAATAGATTTCCAGCTGTATTCATCTTCTTTAAAATTTGACCATAGTGAAACAGTGAAGTCTTTCAGGTTGAATCCAAAATTAGAGATTAGTTTTCCTTGATCGTAGAATTTAGACATTCTTTCTTCAGTGTAATATGGTGTTTGATCTAAAATAGAGTTTACAACACTGACTGGAACATGAAAGTTAGACTTTATTATACCTGGCCATTCAAATTCAAAGTTACCTGCACCTCTACAGTTGTTTGTGATGATAAACTCCTCAAGAGGGAATCTCCTATTATCCCTTTCAAAAAGAATCTTATCAACTTGTAACTCAGAGAAGTTATTTCTTTTAAAGACGAAAGATTTTCTTTCATATTCACTAAGATGTCTTTTTACTCTTTGAGTGCAACTAGAAATATTTTTCTTTGATTTTTGCCAATATATAGATTTAAAGTTAAAAGGGCCTACCTTTATTAGCTTATCAAAGTCCATGGATTTGAAGTAGAAGAAGAACTGATTGGTCTCATTGATCTTGGTAAGCTCTACTTGTGTTAATACTTTCTTGTTAATATATTTATTGATTTTAATGGAGTCTTTGTCATCAGCTAGCTTAGAGTGGTCAATGTCCATATTAGCTAAAGAAACTTCATCTATACTGACTTGATCTACATAAGCGAGATTTCCTTTTTCTTCCTTTGCTCCCGAGAAATTAAAAGATGAAATAATGCTTTCTAGAACACTTTTGGAATGATTTTCTAAATTAAGTGATCTATCTAGTAGAACTTCGTATAGGTTATCTCTATTGAGATAATCTGAAAATTTTTCGATGATAGAAATGTCATTCTTCTTCTTTAATATAGATTCAATAATTAGAACAGCAATACTATCTTTTAGAGCATCTAGCTCTTTTGGCCAATCCTTGGGAGAGTTGGTTAGGTCTACATAATTTCTTAGCGCAGGAATGTTTAATTTTCTATCAGCTACCTTTTGGCACATTAAGGATTCATTTATAAAAGCACTATTTAAAACATATATTATTCTAGTTGGTATTAGAAATTTTTCACTATATTCAATATAGTAGTTTGAACTATTTATTGCTTTAAGACTTTTAGGAAGTGTTTCACTCTTGTGTGCAAAGAGGTTATTATTTAGAAGTTCTATTGTGATATTTGGAAAAAAGGAATTCTTTGAATTTTTTAAAATCGGAGAAACTTCTAAGCGCTGTAAACTTTTGTGGTTATAACGAATCTGAAAATTTGGATCTTTTAGCTTAAGCTTATTACTTAGTTCTATTAAGTTAATTCTCTTTAGGCCAGTGCTCTCGTCGCTCCAGTACCAAGACCCTTTATTGAAAAATTTCTTGGAATTTTCGGTCTCTATATAGAAGGTGGATAAGTCCCTACCTTTATTTTTGATTACGTGTTGATTCTTGGAAAATGCACCTAACTCTCCATTTTTATTGAGAGTGTTCTCGCAAGTAAAGCTTTGAAGTGCGTAGATTCCTTTTGTGCTGATAATTAATAGTAACATGCTGATAATACGGCAATAGCCCATTCTTCTAGTCACTGTAATCTCCTATTAATTTTGTTTTCAATCAATAATAACTGTTCGTATTTAAACGAGAAAGGGGAAAAAAATAACCACCCGTATTAGGTTAGTATCGATAAATTTAATCTAATGTTAAAATTTTATCATATTTATATTGTACTAGAACGTAAGAGGGACGTAATGAAAAATCTAATTAGCATATTGCTTCTTGTAATGCTTGGCCAATTCAGCTTCGCACAAGGAACATCTAACAGCACCAACACGGACTCAAGTGGTAATGTTATCGATCCTCTTGATAATTATATCGACCCTGCAACTCAGCTTGATTATAAAGCTCAATTAGAAAAGCTAAATGATGATCAAAAAGAGGTTGTTTTTGAACGTTGTATGATGTTCACAATCCAAGCGGAAATGGGGCAATCTGGTGAGGACTCTATGAGTGCTGCAGATATTGAAGCCTATGAAAATCTAGTTGCTCAACAATGTAAGTGTGTTGCTGATGGTAGTACATGGGTAAAAGAGTCTACTATGAAGGGTGAGTGTAAGGCCGACCAGCCAGCTGAAAAAGACTTACTTGTTCATACAATGGACCTATGTGTTGGGCAGATGCAATTAACAGACGATAATTGTAAAAATAATATGACTGACTCTTGTGTTAATGATTTTAGGTATCAGTGTTATCAGTATATGACTCAGCCTCAAGAGTTTTCTGAAAAATCAAATCCTGTTCTTAATAAATGTGAGTATGATGATCAAACTAAGAATATTAAAATGGAATGTCGTTCATATTGTTACATAAGAAAAACATGTGAAGTTACG
Coding sequences within:
- a CDS encoding alkene reductase, whose product is MKLLEKYKLNSTIEMQNRIVMAPLTRCFATDELVPTQLMADYYEKRADAGLIITEATIVTKGGQGYPNTPGLFSKEQGDGWKLVTDKVHKRGGKIFAQLWHVGRVSHSIYLNGNAPVAPSAVLLAGRVPRAEDLEYPMPRALEISEIETIIQEFKQAAINAIEAGFDGVEIHGANGYLIDQFLHQHTNLRDDQYGGSVANRARFALQIIDETIKAIGSHRVGIRLSPAAYFNMEYVKGDEDTFDFLLEMINDKNMAYVHVGIFDDTASFDYLGGTVSEYIRSKYKGVLIASGGKTSEVAEQDLHLNKYDLVAIGRPFIANPDYVSRVRSNSSLVDYNESMLTSLV
- a CDS encoding matrixin family metalloprotease codes for the protein MKAIAVFIICMSCFNSNAFTLVSSPPTKFPVMEVVVNVSSDSCSGAGITNEGLLDLVETAANDFWNSVTTSALVLKRGTLVSTTLNGVTSIGAAASQTTANTIIVGCSTNTTLFPTPGSDNTLGVGGIGSYSSGVKGAFLVNANGNFVNQGQTERLAVIAHELGHALGLGHSSDPIALMYYSVSSKTQERLTMDDKDGLTYLYPNEDAIAASCGSVSYSGDNGGGPSSLLLTLLGFLLLMRFARFDKKNASIMEA
- the lysS gene encoding lysine--tRNA ligase, with amino-acid sequence MSQDKNQNTLVHWADFTADRIIRQRGDKEEYTVASGITPSGVVHFGNFREVITVDFVARALRARGKKVRFIFSWDDYDTFRKVPKNLPKQDELEAYLFQPIVDTPDPFDEAESYAAHHEQSFEAQLGKVGVEVQPIYQAKKYRAGDYKEEIKKALNMKADIAKILNEYRSTPYGDEYYPISVYCEKYKTDETEITGWDGVSKITYKHKKHDYTGEIDLMTTDKVKLPWRVDWPMRWVYENVDFEPGGKDHSSQGGSYTTAKEIVKLFGGETPVYLQYDFVSIKGAGGKMSSSSGNLITVNDILKVYEPEMVRWIFASYKSNVDFAVSFDLDVLKTYEDFDRQERLAYGLEAGNEKKVNMAKRVYELSQISEQPEQCPFQPSFRHLCNILQINDGNIDQARNYYKDEIKTQRDQRRFNERSTCALFWLENYAPEEFKFQINKSAVEYSVDDKQKEFMNKFTSFMESDWDSISTDKELHEKMYEIIHAVEVQPNDVFPVMYQKLICKEKGPKLAGFIRTIGKDRVLQLFK